The following coding sequences lie in one Bacillota bacterium genomic window:
- a CDS encoding FapA family protein: MVCEEDEIEIRLPSEPAELIYQVRVSEDKFTAFIKVEKKAGNCYCLQDTEPGTSIVLRTTKKEEKEAALPPIDHIIEDIKRQGIVFGIDRDAVSRAFTVDCGKDVVIAQGIPVTSPVDEKVEYIFLNNQEETEEKITLENADRVDYRERRKYLCVEPGEVLALKHPPQFGKHGINVYGEVIEPPLPKFQEIRVKDNVRLIEAGKKAVAVKSGRPVLKNNFLFVLPLLVIEGNVDMTTGNVSFKGDVVINGNVQEGMKVRATGMVEVFIRDRFTS, from the coding sequence ACGAAATCGAAATTAGATTGCCGTCCGAACCGGCAGAACTCATATACCAGGTGAGAGTAAGTGAAGACAAGTTTACCGCCTTTATTAAGGTCGAAAAGAAGGCGGGTAACTGCTACTGTCTACAAGACACTGAACCAGGCACCAGTATTGTTTTAAGAACCACTAAAAAAGAGGAAAAGGAAGCGGCGTTACCCCCGATTGACCACATCATCGAGGACATAAAGCGACAGGGGATAGTTTTTGGTATCGACAGAGACGCAGTATCCAGAGCCTTTACCGTAGATTGTGGGAAGGATGTAGTTATTGCACAGGGGATACCGGTTACGTCGCCTGTGGATGAAAAGGTCGAGTATATTTTTCTGAACAACCAGGAAGAAACTGAGGAGAAGATTACTCTGGAAAATGCAGATCGTGTCGATTACCGGGAGCGAAGAAAATATCTTTGCGTCGAGCCAGGCGAAGTTCTGGCCTTAAAGCATCCGCCACAGTTTGGGAAACACGGGATAAATGTTTACGGGGAAGTAATAGAACCCCCCTTGCCAAAATTCCAAGAGATTCGGGTAAAAGACAATGTCCGCCTGATAGAGGCGGGAAAAAAAGCGGTTGCCGTGAAGAGCGGGAGGCCGGTCCTGAAAAACAACTTCCTCTTTGTTTTGCCTTTACTTGTAATTGAAGGCAATGTGGACATGACTACCGGCAACGTCAGTTTTAAAGGAGATGTGGTTATCAACGGTAATGTTCAGGAGGGAATGAAGGTACGAGCTACAGGAATGGTAGAAGTATTCATCCGTGATCGGTTTACCAGTTAA